The following proteins come from a genomic window of Athalia rosae chromosome 1, iyAthRosa1.1, whole genome shotgun sequence:
- the LOC105685192 gene encoding endoribonuclease Dcr-1 isoform X1, producing MAFPLNDQIYTKSFTPREYQVELLYAALERNIIVCLGKNCEQIFIVIKLIQELANSNRRSPSDGGKRSIYILRDTERCLTKAVYIQQLTDLRVLVCDSATWPKFDEKFAESQVIVMTSHDCAELLLQKKILPSQINLVIIDQCHKAINDEKLKYVLQKLTISDGPRIVGFAAPVFNLTHKLGRLEAEIKRVESTFHCTIETASDILSVLRYSPKPKEYIVEFKCAEYEGLDRTLENCALHAMNFLCDHRYDPTEIYTDEFLEDIQKIPDPKQEPCSMIEDFLYILRTLGAWCANHAALALLIQAEKLKVKTPYERHYLLFNVVVSLFVKIRAICESEFENLSEKEKLYKYSTPCVHRLLHILKCYAPSHKKESIIADDKLNNGISAHKNEADNSRGAAQQSKSVGNVRKPRTGFKRTPKSLRYPRSQIDPDLLCGVIFVDKGFTAKILFYLLNDACKHDKELQFLSPLYTIEKNPEDTNSPHDVGVQHRKQEEVLKSFRIHECNLLIATSILEEGIDIPKCNFIMRYDFPKSYQSYVQCKSRARANDALHVLFVNRNVSDECVTQLARYHYIEKILLLKCVNKEPMEEEEFYADKCGDLLPHYKPLDIDGAPSVSFNSAISLVNRYCAKLPSDTFTRLTPEWTIEPITVDNQPMFVCSIRLPINSPVKYTLTSYPMPNRAMARRLAALQLCIELHRANEIDDYLLPIGKENFKAKPEDAEVPALPDETTADFSEARPGTTKRRQYYYKKIAEALTDCRPVTMKQSFLYHISMVLTCPLPEEQNTRGRRIYPPEDSAIGFGILTLKEIPKLCPFPIYTRSGEVHVKLKLSKQMVILDPAQIERVAAFLNYTFTNVLRLQKYLMLFDPNASEHSYFIVPVKTVTTDDGPDISVHWEFLECIYENKNTVPNEVPEEVRKQFQFDASKYHDAVIMPWYRNQDQPQYFYVAEICNTLNPRSSFPGADYSTFEEYYLKKYNIQIQNLSQPLLDVDHTSARLNFLTPRYVNRKGVALPTSSEETKKAKRENLEQKQILVAELCAIHPFPASLWRQAVCLPCILYRINALLLANQIRCHVAEMINLGQQHLDPEFEWPPLDFGWSLAEVLKKSKDNSKVTDVKTEIKITELIPPKSTNARFVTKENGECNHENDENYVDEDNEMEIGTWSNEMAINTIELSSESLDMFPPNITGLQDTFSWNDIRYGSPACESDLDAYDTDDSSSEAIGDYSDESDEDGGGLRISFMGDNVAEAVEDENRIRKSEINKRILDLLELERSYDEDVWHCLDDIDDEMIKKHKEAQNAATLSNKKQIIENKLFIPCDREIVLKRRLLTVQNKTETLIPECQEYILKVAKCFTDEVINTKTVREPVKKEFNKSSPSEDVESTLFSFDYQPNLKGHPGPSPSLILQALTMSNANDGINLERLETIGDSFLKYAITTYLYCTYDNIHEGKLSHLRSKQVSNLNLYRLGRQKVLGESMIATKFEPHDNWLPPCYYVPRELEQALIESGVPANLWNQADIPVLRAVNQNEICQLVKETEHKLGIMRTELDKNSNDYVTDFENLRCFIPYNLITQHSIPDKSVADCVEALIGAYLIACGPRGAFLFMAWLGIHVLPFEEVSIVSANEPVDKPPGSSTYVKGTNGNGETVWTHIRYGNLDEPQCPLLRHVPNPEQELSMMLDGYNELEASMGYKFRDPSYLLQAFTHASYQPNKLTDCYQRLEFLGDAVLDYLITRHLYEDSRQHSPGALTDLRSALVNNTIFASLAVRCGFHKYFRHLSPGLSVVIDRFVRIQEENGHSISEEYYLIGEDECEEAEDVEVPKALGDVFESLAGAIYLDSGMSLDAVWRVYYSIMSSEIEQFSTNVPKSPIRELLELEPETAKFGKPEKLADGRRVRVTVDVFGKGSFKGIGRNYRIAKCTAAKCALKKLKKMQRHQREKL from the exons ATGGCATTTCCATTAAACGATCAGATTTATACTAAGTCTTTTACTCCTAGGGAATATCAG GTGGAACTTCTCTATGCTGCTTTAGAAAGAAATATTATAGTATGCCTAGGAAAAAACTGTGAACAAATATTTATCGTTATCAAATTGATACAGGAGTTAGCAAATAGTAACAGAAG ATCTCCCTCCGATGGTGGAAAACGGTCCATATATATTTTAAGAGACACAGAACGATGTTTAACCAaagctgtatatatacaacagTTGACAGATTTACGTGTTCTTGTTTGCGATTCGGCAACATGGCCCAagttcgacgaaaaatttgctGAGAGTCAA GTAATAGTGATGACTTCACATGATTGCGCCGAACTGTTGTTGCAGAAGAAAATTCTACCCAGTCAGATAAACCTGGTTATAATAGATCAGTGTCACAAAGCAATCAACGATGAAAAGTTGAAGTATGTGTTGCAAAAACTAACCATTTCTGATGGACCTCGAATTGTTGGTTTTGCTGCTCCAGTCTTCAATCTTACCCACAAACTAGGTAGACTGGAAGCAGAAATTAAACGAGTTGAAAGTACTTTTCATTGCACTATTGAAACCGCTAGCGACATTTTATCAGTATTACG ATATAGTCCAAAACCAAAAGAGTATATTGTGGAATTCAAATGTGCAGAATATGAAGGACTTGATCGGACCTTAGAGAATTGCGCTTTACATGCTATGAACTTTCTATGTGATCACCGTTATGATCCTACAGAGATTTATACAGACGAGTTCCTGGAAGACATACAAAAAATCCCAGATCCAAAACAGGAACCTTGCTCAATGATAGAAGACTTTTTGTACATACTTCGGACACTAGGAGCCTGGTGTGCTAATCATGCTGCTCTCGCTCTCCTTATTCAAGCAGAAAAGCTAAAAGTCAAGACACCTTACGAGCGACATTATCTATTATTTAATGTCGTAGTATCGCTATTTGTTAAAATAAG AGCAATATGTGAAagtgaattcgaaaatttgagcgaaaaagaaaaattatataaatattccaCTCCTTGCGTTCATCGACTACTGCATATATTGAAATGTTATGCACCATCTcataaaaaagaatcaattatAGCAGATGACAAATTGAATAATG GTATATCTGCACACAAGAACGAAGCTGACAATAGCCGAGGAGCTGCACAACAATCAAAATCTGTTGGAAACGTGAGGAAGCCTCGAACTGGCTTCAAAAGAACTCCGAAATCGCTGCGTTATCCTCGCAGCCAAATTGATCCTGATCTTTTATGCGGGGTTATTTTTGTAGATAAAGGATTTACggcaaaaatattattctatCTATTGAAT GATGCATGCAAGCATGACAAGGAATTACAATTTCTGTCTCCACTTTatacaatagaaaaaaatcctgaAGATACAAATTCTCCTCACGATGTGGGAGTTCAACATAGAAAACAGGAAGAggttttgaaaagttttcgaataCATGAATGTAATTTGTTGATAGCTACATCAATTTTAGAAGAAG GAATAGACATACCTAAATGCAACTTCATCATGCGGTACGACTTCCCTAAAAGTTATCAGTCTTATGTTCAGTGCAAAAGCAGAGCTCGTGCCAATGATGCCTTGCATGTACTTTTTGTAAACAGAAACGTATCGGATGAATGCGTCACGCAACTAGCCCGGTATCACTATATCGAAAAG ATTCTACTATTGAAATGTGTAAATAAAGAACctatggaagaagaagaattctaTGCGGACAAATGTGGCGATTTACTACCTCATTACAAACCATTGGACATTGATGGTGCACCAAGCGTGTCCTTTAATTCTGCAATTTCTTTAGTGAATAG GTATTGTGCAAAGTTACCCAGTGACACCTTTACTCGGTTAACACCTGAATGGACGATCGAACCAATCACCGTTGATAACCAGCCTATGTTTGTTTGTTCAATACGATTACCAATAAACTCGCCGGTAAAATACACATTAACC TCGTATCCAATGCCAAACAGGGCAATGGCACGGCGCTTAGCTGCTCTGCAACTCTGTATTGAACTCCACAGAgcaaatgaaattgatgattacttacTTCCAATTGGTAAAGAAAACTTTAAAGCTAAGCCAGAAGACGCAGAAGTCCCTGCACTGCCCGATGAAACAACAGCTGATTTTTCTGAAGCTCGTCCAGGAACGACCAAACGAAGACAATACTATTATAAAAAG ATTGCCGAGGCATTAACAGATTGTAGACCTGTTACTATGAAACAATCttttttatatcatataaGTATGGTACTGACATGTCCCTTACCAGAGGAACAAAATACGAGAGGTCGTAGAATATATCCACCTGAAGACTCTGCCATAGGCTTTGGCATTTTGACACTTAAAGAAATACCAAAG CTATGCCCATTTCCAATATATACAAGATCGGGAGAGGTCCATGTGAAACTCAAATTAAGTAAACAGATGGTTATACTAGACCCTGCTCAAATTGAGCGCGTAGCAGCGTTTTTGAATTATACGTTTACAAATGTACTCAGGCTTCAAAAATATCTAATGCTTTTTGATCCAAATGCCTCTGAACACTCCTACTTTATTGTTCCTGTAAAAACTG TAACTACTGATGACGGTCCTGATATTAGCGTACATTGGGAGTTTCTAGAAtgtatttatgaaaataaaaatacagtaCCAAATGAGGTGCCGGAAGAAGTGCGTAAACAATTCCAATTTGATGCATCTAAATATCATGATGCAGTTATCATGCCATGGTATAGAAATCAGGATCAACCAcaa TATTTTTATGTGGCAGAAATTTGCAACACCTTAAACCCAAGATCTTCTTTTCCTGGAGCAGACTATAGTACTTTTGAAGAATATTACTtgaaaaagtataatatacagaTCCAGAATCTCAGTCAACCGCTACTTGATGTGGATCATACATCAGCTAGACTTAATTTTCTCACACCAAG ATATGTCAATCGTAAAGGCGTTGCATTACCTACTAGTAGTGAAGAAACTAAGAaggcaaaaagagaaaatttagaACAGAAGCAAATACTAGTTGCAGAACTTTGTGCAATACACCCATTTCCTGCATCTTTATGGCGACAAGCTGTTTGTTTGCCATGCATACTATACAGGATTAATGCGCTTCTTTTAGCAAACCAAATTCGATGTCATGTTGCAGAAATGATAAATCTGGGGCAACAACATTTAGATCCAG AATTTGAATGGCCACCCTTGGATTTTGGTTGGAGTCTAGCTGAAGTCTTGAAGAAATCAAAGGATAACAGTAAAGTGACGGATGTGAagactgaaataaaaataacagaacTCATTCCACCTAAATCTACAAATGCCCGATTTGTTACAAAAGAAAATGGTGAATGTAATCATGAAAACGACGAGAATTATGTTGACGAAGACAATGAAATGGAAATCGGAACCTGGTCGAACGAAATGGCCATAAATACTATCGAATTGAGTAGTGAAAGTCTAGATATGTTTCCACCAAATATAACGGGCTTACAAGATACCTTCTCATGGAATGATATTCGTTATGGTTCACCCGCTTGTGAATCTGATCTAGATGCTTACGATACTGACGATTCTTCCAGCGAAGCAATAGGTGATTATTCGGATGAGAGCGACGAAGATGGTGGAGGATTGCGAATATCGTTTATGGGAGATAATGTCGCAGAAGCTGTTGAGGATGAGAATCGAATTCGTAAGAGTGAAATCAATAAAAGAATTTTAGACTTATTAGAGCTGGAAAGAAGTTATGACGAAGATGTTTGGCATTGCCTTGATGATATCGATGACGAGATGATTAAAAAACATAAGGAAGCTCAAAATGCTGCTACCTTgagcaacaaaaaacaaatcatagAAAACAAATTGTTTATTCCCTGCGACCGAGAAATTGTTTTGAAGAGACGATTATTGACTGTGCAAAATAAGACTGAGACACTTATACCTGAATGTCAAGAATATATATTGAAAGTGGCCAAGTGCTTTACAGACGAGGTTATCAACACCAAAACTGTTAGAGAACCTGTGAAGAAGGAATTCAACAAATCCTCGCCATCAGAAGACGTGGAAAGCACTCTATTTAGTTTTGATTACCAGCCAAATCTTAAAGGACATCCTGGACCAAGTCCTAGTCTCATCCTACAAGCGTTAACGATGTCGAATGCTAATGATGGTATTAATCTAGAGAGACTTGAAACAATTGGAGATTCTTTTTTGAAGTACGCAATAACAACTTATTTGTATTGCACGTACGATAATATACATGAAGGAAAACTGAGTCACTTAAGATCAAAACAG GTCAGCAATTTGAACTTATACAGATTAGGCCGTCAAAAAGTTCTTGGCGAGAGTATGATTGCAACTAAGTTTGAACCCCATGATAATTGGCTTCCACCCTGTTATTATGTACCTCGAGAACTAGAGCAAGCCTTGATAGAATCTGGAGTGCCAGCTAACTTATGGAATCAAGCAGATATTCCAGTTCTGAGAGCTGTCAATCAGAATGAGATATGCCAACTTGTTAAAGAAACCGAGCATAAGCTTGGAATTATGCGAACCGAACTTGACAAAAATAGCAATGATTATGTCaccgatttcgaaaatttacgcTGTTTCATTCCGTATAATCTCATTACGCAACACAGCATTCCAGACAAAAGCGTTGCGGATTGCGTGGAAGCTTTAATAGGGGCTTATCTTATTGCATGTGGACCTCGAGGAGCTTTCTTGTTTATGGCCTGGCTCGGCATTCATGTCTTGCCATTTGAAGAGGTTTCCATTGTTTCTGCAAATGAACCTGTTGATAAACCTCCAGGGAGTTCGACTTACGTTAAAGGAACGAATGGAAATGGAGAAACTGTTTGGACACAT ATACGATATGGAAATTTGGATGAGCCGCAGTGTCCTCTCTTGAGGCATGTTCCAAATCCTGAACAAGAGTTGAGTATGATGTTGGATGGCTACAATGAACTCGAAGCAAGTATGGGTTATAAATTTCGCGACCCAAGTTATTTACTGCAAGCATTTACACATGCATCTTATCAGCCGAATAAATTGACAGATTGCTACCAACGATTGGAGTTTCTTGGTGATGCAGTTTTAG ATTATTTGATAACAAGACATTTATACGAGGATTCAAGGCAACATTCTCCTGGTGCTCTGACAGATCTGAGATCAGCTCTTGTGAATAATACTATATTCGCTTCCTTGGCAGTCAGATGTggatttcataaatattttcgcCATCTTTCACCAGGATTAAGTGTGGTTATTGATCGATTTGTGAGAATACAAGAGGAAAATGGTCACTCTATTAGCGAAgag TACTATTTGATCGGGGAAGATGAATGTGAGGAGGCCGAAGATGTTGAAGTTCCGAAAGCTTTGGGTGATGTTTTTGAATCTTTGGCTGGAGCGATTTACTTGGACAGTGGTATGTCGCTCGATGCCGTGTGGAGAgtatattatagtataatGAGCTCTGAAATTG AACAATTTAGTACGAATGTACCAAAGTCTCCGATAAGAGAACTATTAGAATTAGAACCAGAAACAGCAAAGTTTGGAAAACCTGAGAAATTGGCTGATGGACGTCGGGTCCGAGTGACAGTTGATGTATTTGGGAAAGGTTCTTTCAAAGGAATTGGGAGAAATTACCGTATTGCTAAATGTACAGCTGCTAAATGTGCGCttaagaaactaaaaaaaatgcaacgaCATCAAAGGGAAAAACTGTGA
- the LOC105685192 gene encoding endoribonuclease Dcr-1 isoform X2, with the protein MNFLCDHRYDPTEIYTDEFLEDIQKIPDPKQEPCSMIEDFLYILRTLGAWCANHAALALLIQAEKLKVKTPYERHYLLFNVVVSLFVKIRAICESEFENLSEKEKLYKYSTPCVHRLLHILKCYAPSHKKESIIADDKLNNGISAHKNEADNSRGAAQQSKSVGNVRKPRTGFKRTPKSLRYPRSQIDPDLLCGVIFVDKGFTAKILFYLLNDACKHDKELQFLSPLYTIEKNPEDTNSPHDVGVQHRKQEEVLKSFRIHECNLLIATSILEEGIDIPKCNFIMRYDFPKSYQSYVQCKSRARANDALHVLFVNRNVSDECVTQLARYHYIEKILLLKCVNKEPMEEEEFYADKCGDLLPHYKPLDIDGAPSVSFNSAISLVNRYCAKLPSDTFTRLTPEWTIEPITVDNQPMFVCSIRLPINSPVKYTLTSYPMPNRAMARRLAALQLCIELHRANEIDDYLLPIGKENFKAKPEDAEVPALPDETTADFSEARPGTTKRRQYYYKKIAEALTDCRPVTMKQSFLYHISMVLTCPLPEEQNTRGRRIYPPEDSAIGFGILTLKEIPKLCPFPIYTRSGEVHVKLKLSKQMVILDPAQIERVAAFLNYTFTNVLRLQKYLMLFDPNASEHSYFIVPVKTVTTDDGPDISVHWEFLECIYENKNTVPNEVPEEVRKQFQFDASKYHDAVIMPWYRNQDQPQYFYVAEICNTLNPRSSFPGADYSTFEEYYLKKYNIQIQNLSQPLLDVDHTSARLNFLTPRYVNRKGVALPTSSEETKKAKRENLEQKQILVAELCAIHPFPASLWRQAVCLPCILYRINALLLANQIRCHVAEMINLGQQHLDPEFEWPPLDFGWSLAEVLKKSKDNSKVTDVKTEIKITELIPPKSTNARFVTKENGECNHENDENYVDEDNEMEIGTWSNEMAINTIELSSESLDMFPPNITGLQDTFSWNDIRYGSPACESDLDAYDTDDSSSEAIGDYSDESDEDGGGLRISFMGDNVAEAVEDENRIRKSEINKRILDLLELERSYDEDVWHCLDDIDDEMIKKHKEAQNAATLSNKKQIIENKLFIPCDREIVLKRRLLTVQNKTETLIPECQEYILKVAKCFTDEVINTKTVREPVKKEFNKSSPSEDVESTLFSFDYQPNLKGHPGPSPSLILQALTMSNANDGINLERLETIGDSFLKYAITTYLYCTYDNIHEGKLSHLRSKQVSNLNLYRLGRQKVLGESMIATKFEPHDNWLPPCYYVPRELEQALIESGVPANLWNQADIPVLRAVNQNEICQLVKETEHKLGIMRTELDKNSNDYVTDFENLRCFIPYNLITQHSIPDKSVADCVEALIGAYLIACGPRGAFLFMAWLGIHVLPFEEVSIVSANEPVDKPPGSSTYVKGTNGNGETVWTHIRYGNLDEPQCPLLRHVPNPEQELSMMLDGYNELEASMGYKFRDPSYLLQAFTHASYQPNKLTDCYQRLEFLGDAVLDYLITRHLYEDSRQHSPGALTDLRSALVNNTIFASLAVRCGFHKYFRHLSPGLSVVIDRFVRIQEENGHSISEEYYLIGEDECEEAEDVEVPKALGDVFESLAGAIYLDSGMSLDAVWRVYYSIMSSEIEQFSTNVPKSPIRELLELEPETAKFGKPEKLADGRRVRVTVDVFGKGSFKGIGRNYRIAKCTAAKCALKKLKKMQRHQREKL; encoded by the exons ATGAACTTTCTATGTGATCACCGTTATGATCCTACAGAGATTTATACAGACGAGTTCCTGGAAGACATACAAAAAATCCCAGATCCAAAACAGGAACCTTGCTCAATGATAGAAGACTTTTTGTACATACTTCGGACACTAGGAGCCTGGTGTGCTAATCATGCTGCTCTCGCTCTCCTTATTCAAGCAGAAAAGCTAAAAGTCAAGACACCTTACGAGCGACATTATCTATTATTTAATGTCGTAGTATCGCTATTTGTTAAAATAAG AGCAATATGTGAAagtgaattcgaaaatttgagcgaaaaagaaaaattatataaatattccaCTCCTTGCGTTCATCGACTACTGCATATATTGAAATGTTATGCACCATCTcataaaaaagaatcaattatAGCAGATGACAAATTGAATAATG GTATATCTGCACACAAGAACGAAGCTGACAATAGCCGAGGAGCTGCACAACAATCAAAATCTGTTGGAAACGTGAGGAAGCCTCGAACTGGCTTCAAAAGAACTCCGAAATCGCTGCGTTATCCTCGCAGCCAAATTGATCCTGATCTTTTATGCGGGGTTATTTTTGTAGATAAAGGATTTACggcaaaaatattattctatCTATTGAAT GATGCATGCAAGCATGACAAGGAATTACAATTTCTGTCTCCACTTTatacaatagaaaaaaatcctgaAGATACAAATTCTCCTCACGATGTGGGAGTTCAACATAGAAAACAGGAAGAggttttgaaaagttttcgaataCATGAATGTAATTTGTTGATAGCTACATCAATTTTAGAAGAAG GAATAGACATACCTAAATGCAACTTCATCATGCGGTACGACTTCCCTAAAAGTTATCAGTCTTATGTTCAGTGCAAAAGCAGAGCTCGTGCCAATGATGCCTTGCATGTACTTTTTGTAAACAGAAACGTATCGGATGAATGCGTCACGCAACTAGCCCGGTATCACTATATCGAAAAG ATTCTACTATTGAAATGTGTAAATAAAGAACctatggaagaagaagaattctaTGCGGACAAATGTGGCGATTTACTACCTCATTACAAACCATTGGACATTGATGGTGCACCAAGCGTGTCCTTTAATTCTGCAATTTCTTTAGTGAATAG GTATTGTGCAAAGTTACCCAGTGACACCTTTACTCGGTTAACACCTGAATGGACGATCGAACCAATCACCGTTGATAACCAGCCTATGTTTGTTTGTTCAATACGATTACCAATAAACTCGCCGGTAAAATACACATTAACC TCGTATCCAATGCCAAACAGGGCAATGGCACGGCGCTTAGCTGCTCTGCAACTCTGTATTGAACTCCACAGAgcaaatgaaattgatgattacttacTTCCAATTGGTAAAGAAAACTTTAAAGCTAAGCCAGAAGACGCAGAAGTCCCTGCACTGCCCGATGAAACAACAGCTGATTTTTCTGAAGCTCGTCCAGGAACGACCAAACGAAGACAATACTATTATAAAAAG ATTGCCGAGGCATTAACAGATTGTAGACCTGTTACTATGAAACAATCttttttatatcatataaGTATGGTACTGACATGTCCCTTACCAGAGGAACAAAATACGAGAGGTCGTAGAATATATCCACCTGAAGACTCTGCCATAGGCTTTGGCATTTTGACACTTAAAGAAATACCAAAG CTATGCCCATTTCCAATATATACAAGATCGGGAGAGGTCCATGTGAAACTCAAATTAAGTAAACAGATGGTTATACTAGACCCTGCTCAAATTGAGCGCGTAGCAGCGTTTTTGAATTATACGTTTACAAATGTACTCAGGCTTCAAAAATATCTAATGCTTTTTGATCCAAATGCCTCTGAACACTCCTACTTTATTGTTCCTGTAAAAACTG TAACTACTGATGACGGTCCTGATATTAGCGTACATTGGGAGTTTCTAGAAtgtatttatgaaaataaaaatacagtaCCAAATGAGGTGCCGGAAGAAGTGCGTAAACAATTCCAATTTGATGCATCTAAATATCATGATGCAGTTATCATGCCATGGTATAGAAATCAGGATCAACCAcaa TATTTTTATGTGGCAGAAATTTGCAACACCTTAAACCCAAGATCTTCTTTTCCTGGAGCAGACTATAGTACTTTTGAAGAATATTACTtgaaaaagtataatatacagaTCCAGAATCTCAGTCAACCGCTACTTGATGTGGATCATACATCAGCTAGACTTAATTTTCTCACACCAAG ATATGTCAATCGTAAAGGCGTTGCATTACCTACTAGTAGTGAAGAAACTAAGAaggcaaaaagagaaaatttagaACAGAAGCAAATACTAGTTGCAGAACTTTGTGCAATACACCCATTTCCTGCATCTTTATGGCGACAAGCTGTTTGTTTGCCATGCATACTATACAGGATTAATGCGCTTCTTTTAGCAAACCAAATTCGATGTCATGTTGCAGAAATGATAAATCTGGGGCAACAACATTTAGATCCAG AATTTGAATGGCCACCCTTGGATTTTGGTTGGAGTCTAGCTGAAGTCTTGAAGAAATCAAAGGATAACAGTAAAGTGACGGATGTGAagactgaaataaaaataacagaacTCATTCCACCTAAATCTACAAATGCCCGATTTGTTACAAAAGAAAATGGTGAATGTAATCATGAAAACGACGAGAATTATGTTGACGAAGACAATGAAATGGAAATCGGAACCTGGTCGAACGAAATGGCCATAAATACTATCGAATTGAGTAGTGAAAGTCTAGATATGTTTCCACCAAATATAACGGGCTTACAAGATACCTTCTCATGGAATGATATTCGTTATGGTTCACCCGCTTGTGAATCTGATCTAGATGCTTACGATACTGACGATTCTTCCAGCGAAGCAATAGGTGATTATTCGGATGAGAGCGACGAAGATGGTGGAGGATTGCGAATATCGTTTATGGGAGATAATGTCGCAGAAGCTGTTGAGGATGAGAATCGAATTCGTAAGAGTGAAATCAATAAAAGAATTTTAGACTTATTAGAGCTGGAAAGAAGTTATGACGAAGATGTTTGGCATTGCCTTGATGATATCGATGACGAGATGATTAAAAAACATAAGGAAGCTCAAAATGCTGCTACCTTgagcaacaaaaaacaaatcatagAAAACAAATTGTTTATTCCCTGCGACCGAGAAATTGTTTTGAAGAGACGATTATTGACTGTGCAAAATAAGACTGAGACACTTATACCTGAATGTCAAGAATATATATTGAAAGTGGCCAAGTGCTTTACAGACGAGGTTATCAACACCAAAACTGTTAGAGAACCTGTGAAGAAGGAATTCAACAAATCCTCGCCATCAGAAGACGTGGAAAGCACTCTATTTAGTTTTGATTACCAGCCAAATCTTAAAGGACATCCTGGACCAAGTCCTAGTCTCATCCTACAAGCGTTAACGATGTCGAATGCTAATGATGGTATTAATCTAGAGAGACTTGAAACAATTGGAGATTCTTTTTTGAAGTACGCAATAACAACTTATTTGTATTGCACGTACGATAATATACATGAAGGAAAACTGAGTCACTTAAGATCAAAACAG GTCAGCAATTTGAACTTATACAGATTAGGCCGTCAAAAAGTTCTTGGCGAGAGTATGATTGCAACTAAGTTTGAACCCCATGATAATTGGCTTCCACCCTGTTATTATGTACCTCGAGAACTAGAGCAAGCCTTGATAGAATCTGGAGTGCCAGCTAACTTATGGAATCAAGCAGATATTCCAGTTCTGAGAGCTGTCAATCAGAATGAGATATGCCAACTTGTTAAAGAAACCGAGCATAAGCTTGGAATTATGCGAACCGAACTTGACAAAAATAGCAATGATTATGTCaccgatttcgaaaatttacgcTGTTTCATTCCGTATAATCTCATTACGCAACACAGCATTCCAGACAAAAGCGTTGCGGATTGCGTGGAAGCTTTAATAGGGGCTTATCTTATTGCATGTGGACCTCGAGGAGCTTTCTTGTTTATGGCCTGGCTCGGCATTCATGTCTTGCCATTTGAAGAGGTTTCCATTGTTTCTGCAAATGAACCTGTTGATAAACCTCCAGGGAGTTCGACTTACGTTAAAGGAACGAATGGAAATGGAGAAACTGTTTGGACACAT ATACGATATGGAAATTTGGATGAGCCGCAGTGTCCTCTCTTGAGGCATGTTCCAAATCCTGAACAAGAGTTGAGTATGATGTTGGATGGCTACAATGAACTCGAAGCAAGTATGGGTTATAAATTTCGCGACCCAAGTTATTTACTGCAAGCATTTACACATGCATCTTATCAGCCGAATAAATTGACAGATTGCTACCAACGATTGGAGTTTCTTGGTGATGCAGTTTTAG ATTATTTGATAACAAGACATTTATACGAGGATTCAAGGCAACATTCTCCTGGTGCTCTGACAGATCTGAGATCAGCTCTTGTGAATAATACTATATTCGCTTCCTTGGCAGTCAGATGTggatttcataaatattttcgcCATCTTTCACCAGGATTAAGTGTGGTTATTGATCGATTTGTGAGAATACAAGAGGAAAATGGTCACTCTATTAGCGAAgag TACTATTTGATCGGGGAAGATGAATGTGAGGAGGCCGAAGATGTTGAAGTTCCGAAAGCTTTGGGTGATGTTTTTGAATCTTTGGCTGGAGCGATTTACTTGGACAGTGGTATGTCGCTCGATGCCGTGTGGAGAgtatattatagtataatGAGCTCTGAAATTG AACAATTTAGTACGAATGTACCAAAGTCTCCGATAAGAGAACTATTAGAATTAGAACCAGAAACAGCAAAGTTTGGAAAACCTGAGAAATTGGCTGATGGACGTCGGGTCCGAGTGACAGTTGATGTATTTGGGAAAGGTTCTTTCAAAGGAATTGGGAGAAATTACCGTATTGCTAAATGTACAGCTGCTAAATGTGCGCttaagaaactaaaaaaaatgcaacgaCATCAAAGGGAAAAACTGTGA